CTGGCCGTTGAGCGGGCTGAAGATGGGGCGGCCGTAACAGCTGTAGTTGTGCAGGCCCTCCACGTAATGCTCTGGGCCGCGAACGAACAGCGGTTCACGAGTCACGAAGGGGGTGGCCAAGGCATTGGTTCCGGTGGTGTCCTCTCGCCAGAGAGCGCCAGGGGTGGCACCGATGCGCGTGACCACCGAGTCGATCTGAGAGCAGCCGTTGATTGTTGCCAACATCTCGGCCTTTGCGCCGACCAGCATCACCGACAGTCGTTCGCCGTCGATTTCGTTGCGTACCCGGTCGAGAACCGGGGCGGCTGAGCGAAAGAGCCGGCTCTCTGTGTCCACGCTGTCGGATGTGGGCGGATCCATGGGCTTGGACGGATCGAGACCCGCCTGCTGAGAACGCGCCCAGGATTCCTGCAGGTTGCTGCCCTCCAGGCTCGCGGAGAACGTTGCGAACGCACGCTCGACACTGTCGACCATTGCACCAGACCTCTTATCAACTCAGGCGGAGGCTATCCAGCGAGCGGCCGGGCACTTCCTACGCGGTGCGCCCGACTGTGAAACCGATCACTGGCAATGGTTCATACCGTAGCCGAACGGACGGCCGACAGACCCCCGGTGTGCAGATGTACGGATCACGGACAAATAGCTGTGACGGAAGTCGCAATGATGATCTTGGCGCTCTTCCCAGTCCGATTGTCGGGCCACTGACCCGCTGGAACGCACACACGGTAACGGCCCTCCCCGTTGATACATGCACAACATTCGAGAGGATTCTGATGACCTCACTACTCACACCCAACACCGCACTGAGCTTCGATCTGTCATCCAAGAAGTACGGCCAGCTGATCGACGGCCGACTGGTCGACGGCGCTGACGAGATGCCGGTGTTGGATCCGGGTACTGCGGCGAGAATTGCGACCACTCCGGTCGCGTCGTCCGAGCAGCTGGACCAGGCAGTGCAGGCCGCTCGACGCGCCCTGCCCGGCTGGGCGGCTCTCGGATACGACGAGCGCAGCAAGGTTTTGCACGCAGTGGCAGATGTGCTGGCCGCTCACCACGAAGAACTCGCGCAACTGACCACGCTCGAACAGGGCAAGCCGATCGGCGAGGCCCGTGACGACGTGGCGTGGTCCATCGATTTCACTCGCTACTTTGCTGACTACCGCCTCGACACCGAGATCCTGCGCGACGACGCGTCGAGCTACGTGGAGTTGCGCCGCAAGCCGGTCGGTGTGGTCGGAGCGATCACGCCATGGAACTTCCCGCTGTTCCAGGCCGTCTACAAGTTGGCTCCGGCACTGATCGTCGGCAACACGATGGTCCTCAAGCCGTCACCGACCACCCCTCTTGCCACCATGCACTTCGCCGAGTTGGTGCGTGAGGTGATCCCGGCCGGTGTGTTCAACGTCGTCGGTGATGGCGGAGATCTCGGCCCACTGCTCACCTCCCACGAGGGAATCGACAAGGTCTCGTTCACCGGCTCCACGGTGACCGGGAGACACGTCATGGCTGCGGCCGGCCCCACCCTCAAGCGCCTCACCTTGGAACTCGGCGGCAACGACGCGGCAATCGTGCTGGACGATGCTGACATCGAGAAGACCGCCGACGGTCTGTGCAACTGGGCCTTCGCCAACGCCGGCCAGGTATGCGTGTCCATCAAGCGGATCTACGCGCCGGCCTCGCTCTACGAGCCGTTGGTCGAAGCGCTCGCCCAGCGCGTGTCTGCACTGACCGTCGGCCACGGCCTCGACCCGCTGACCCAGCTCGGTCCGGTACAGAACGCGACGGCCTTCCAGAAGGCTCGGGAAGCGCTGGAGATGGCTGCACGGGACGGCCGAGTCGTGGCCGGCGGTGAAGTGCTCGACCAGCCCGGTTACTACGTGCAGCCCACGCTGGTGCGCGACCTGGACGAGAACAGTCCCCTGGTTCGCGAAGAGACCTTCGCCCCGATCCGCTCGGTGATGCTCTACGACGATCTGGATGACGCGATCGAGCGCGCGAACGACACCCAGTACGGCCTGGGTGGTTCGGTGTGGGGCAGCGATGTGGAGCGCGCGATCGAGGTCGGCGCTCGATTGAACGTCGGCACGAGTTGGATCAACCATCACTTTCAGCTCACCCCGGACGTACCGTTCGGCGGAATCAAGCAGTCCGGTCTAGGTGCGGAGTTCGGCCGGAGCGGAATCGAAGAGTTCACCAACGTTCACGTTGTGAACCTCAAGCGCTCCTAGCAGACGCCTCACCAACATCCTCGACGGCGCAAGTGCGCTGCCGCCGATCAGGACAGAACAAAACAAAACTTCCGAGCCGCTCCCACCCGGGAGTGGCCGCGGCCAACCGAAGGAACCGAAATGAAAACCCTCGCAGCTGTCGTCATCGAGCCGGGCAAGCCCATCGAGATCGAAGAGCTCACGCTCGAAAAGCCCGGCCCCAACGAAGTGCTGATCCAGTACCTGTACGGCGGCCTGTGTCACTCCGATGTGCACATCTCCATCGGCGACACGATCGCCCGTCTTCCGATGGTACTCGGTCACGAGGGCGCGGGAATCATCCAAGAAGTCGGTCCGGGCGTCACCAGGGTCAAACCGGGCGACCACGTCGTCTGTTCGTTCACCCCTACCTGTGGCCGGTGCAAGTACTGCGCAACCGGACGTAGCTCGGTCTGCGACATGAACGCCGCAATGCTCGATGGCCACCTCGAAGGCCCGCGCTGGCCAATCAGCGGGCCTCGCGGAACGTACGGCGCAATGTGCACCCTGGGCACCTT
This region of Rhodococcus sp. PAMC28707 genomic DNA includes:
- a CDS encoding aldehyde dehydrogenase family protein, whose protein sequence is MTSLLTPNTALSFDLSSKKYGQLIDGRLVDGADEMPVLDPGTAARIATTPVASSEQLDQAVQAARRALPGWAALGYDERSKVLHAVADVLAAHHEELAQLTTLEQGKPIGEARDDVAWSIDFTRYFADYRLDTEILRDDASSYVELRRKPVGVVGAITPWNFPLFQAVYKLAPALIVGNTMVLKPSPTTPLATMHFAELVREVIPAGVFNVVGDGGDLGPLLTSHEGIDKVSFTGSTVTGRHVMAAAGPTLKRLTLELGGNDAAIVLDDADIEKTADGLCNWAFANAGQVCVSIKRIYAPASLYEPLVEALAQRVSALTVGHGLDPLTQLGPVQNATAFQKAREALEMAARDGRVVAGGEVLDQPGYYVQPTLVRDLDENSPLVREETFAPIRSVMLYDDLDDAIERANDTQYGLGGSVWGSDVERAIEVGARLNVGTSWINHHFQLTPDVPFGGIKQSGLGAEFGRSGIEEFTNVHVVNLKRS